One genomic region from Apodemus sylvaticus chromosome 1, mApoSyl1.1, whole genome shotgun sequence encodes:
- the Erf gene encoding ETS domain-containing transcription factor ERF isoform X1 encodes MNYDKLSRALRYYYNKRILHKTKGKRFTYKFNFNKLVLVNYPFIDVGLAGGAVPQSAPPVPSGGSHFRFPPSTPSEVLSPTEDPRSPPACSSSSSSLFSAVVARRLGRGSVSDCSDGTSELEEPLGEDPRARPPGPPELGAFRGPPLARLPHDPGVFRVYPRPRGGPEPLSPFPVSPLAGPGSLLPPQLSPALPMTPTHLAYTPSPTLSPMYPSGGGGPSGSGGGSHFSFSPEDMKRYLQAHTQSVYNYHLSPRAFLHYPGLVVPQPQRPDKCPLPPMAPETPPVPSSASSSSSSSSSPFKFKLQPPPLGRRQRAAGEKAPGGTDKSSGGGSGSGGLAEGAGALAPPPPPPQIKVEPISEGESEEVEVTDISDEDEEDGEVFKTPRAPPAPPKPEPGEAPGAAQCMPLKLRFKRRWSEDCRLEGGGCLSGGPEDEGEDKKVRGDTGPGEPGGPLTPRRVSSDLQHATAQLSLEHRDS; translated from the exons ATGAACTATGACAAACTGAGCCGGGCCCTGCG CTATTATTATAACAAGCGCATTCTGCACAAGACCAAGGGGAAACGGTTCACCTACAAGTTCAACTTCAACAAACTGGTGCTGGTTAATTACCCTTTCATCGACGTGGGGTTGGCTG GGGGTGCGGTTCCCCAAAGCGCCCCTCCAGTGCCATCAGGTGGCAGCCATTTCCGCTTCCCTCCGTCCACGCCCTCCGAGGTGCTGTCCCCCACCGAGGACCCCCGATCTCCACCGGCctgctcctcctcatcctcttctctcttctctgctgtgGTTGCCCGCCGCCTGGGCCGAGGCTCAGTCAGTGACTGTAGTGACGGCACGTCGGAGCTGGAGGAGCCTCTGGGAGAGGACCCCAGGGCACGACCACCTGGCCCTCCAGAGCTGGGTGCCTTCCGAGGGCCCCCCCTGGCCCGCCTCCCGCATGACCCTGGTGTCTTCCGAGTCTATCCTCGGCCCCGGGGTGGTCCTGAGCCCCTAAGTCCCTTCCCTGTGTCACCTTTGGCTGGGCCTGGCTCCCTTCTGCCCCCTCAGCTCTCCCCAGCTCTGCCCATGACTCCCACCCACCTTGCCTACACGCCCTCGCCCACGCTGAGTCCTATGTACCCTAGTGGTGGCGGCGGCCCTAGTGGCTCAGGGGGAGGCTCCCACTTCTCCTTCAGTCCCGAGGACATGAAACGGTACCTGCAGGCCCACACCCAAAGCGTCTACAACTACCACCTCAGTCCCCGCGCCTTCCTGCACTATCCAGGGCTGGTGGTGCCCCAGCCTCAGCGCCCTGACAAGTGCCCGCTGCCGCCCATGGCACCGGAGACCCCGCCGGTCCCCTCCTCAGCctcgtcttcctcttcctcctcttcatccccGTTCAAGTTTAAGCTTCAGCCACCCCCGCTCGGACGCCGGCAGCGGGCAGCCGGAGAGAAAGCTCCCGGAGGCACTGACAAGAGCAGTGGCGGCGGCAGTGGCTCCGGTGGGCTGGCCGAGGGGGCAGGCGCACTGGCCCCCCCACCGCCACCACCCCAGATTAAGGTGGAGCCCATCTCAGAAGGCGAGTCGGAGGAGGTGGAGGTGACTGACATCAGTGACGAAGATGAGGAAGACGGGGAGGTGTTCAAGACCCCCCGTGCCCCGCCCGCTCCCCCAAAGCCAGAGCCCGGAGAGGCACCCGGGGCAGCCCAGTGTATGCCCCTTAAACTGCGTTTTAAGCGGCGCTGGAGTGAAGACTGTCGTCTGGAGGGGGGCGGGTGCCTCTCTGGGGGCCCTGAGGATGAGGGTGAGGACAAGAAGGTGCGTGGGGACACGGGCCCTGGGGAGCCTGGGGGACCCCTCACCCCACGACGGGTGAGCTCCGACCTCCAGCACGCCACGGCCCAGCTCTCCCTGGAGCACCGAGATTCCTGA
- the Erf gene encoding ETS domain-containing transcription factor ERF isoform X2, protein MKTPADTGFAFPDWAYKPESSPGSRQIQLWHFILELLRKEEYQGVIAWQGDYGEFVIKDPDEVARLWGVRKCKPQMNYDKLSRALRYYYNKRILHKTKGKRFTYKFNFNKLVLVNYPFIDVGLAGGAVPQSAPPVPSGGSHFRFPPSTPSEVLSPTEDPRSPPACSSSSSSLFSAVVARRLGRGSVSDCSDGTSELEEPLGEDPRARPPGPPELGAFRGPPLARLPHDPGVFRVYPRPRGGPEPLSPFPVSPLAGPGSLLPPQLSPALPMTPTHLAYTPSPTLSPMYPSGGGGPSGSGGGSHFSFSPEDMKRYLQAHTQSVYNYHLSPRAFLHYPGLVVPQPQRPDKCPLPPMAPETPPVPSSASSSSSSSSSPFKFKLQPPPLGRRQRAAGEKAPGGTDKSSGGGSGSGGLAEGAGALAPPPPPPQIKVEPISEGESEEVEVTDISDEDEEDGEVFKTPRAPPAPPKPEPGEAPGAAQCMPLKLRFKRRWSEDCRLEGGGCLSGGPEDEGEDKKVRGDTGPGEPGGPLTPRRVSSDLQHATAQLSLEHRDS, encoded by the exons GGTTTGCCTTCCCAGATTGGGCCTACAAGCCCGAGTCATCCCCTGGCTCGAGGCAGATCCAGCTGTGGCACTTCATCCTGGAGCTGCTTCGGAAAGAGGAGTACCAGGGTGTCATCGCCTGGCAGGGGGACTACGGGGAATTCGTCATCAAGGACCCCGATGAGGTGGCCCGCCTCTGGGGCGTCCGCAAGTGCAAGCCCCAGATGAACTATGACAAACTGAGCCGGGCCCTGCG CTATTATTATAACAAGCGCATTCTGCACAAGACCAAGGGGAAACGGTTCACCTACAAGTTCAACTTCAACAAACTGGTGCTGGTTAATTACCCTTTCATCGACGTGGGGTTGGCTG GGGGTGCGGTTCCCCAAAGCGCCCCTCCAGTGCCATCAGGTGGCAGCCATTTCCGCTTCCCTCCGTCCACGCCCTCCGAGGTGCTGTCCCCCACCGAGGACCCCCGATCTCCACCGGCctgctcctcctcatcctcttctctcttctctgctgtgGTTGCCCGCCGCCTGGGCCGAGGCTCAGTCAGTGACTGTAGTGACGGCACGTCGGAGCTGGAGGAGCCTCTGGGAGAGGACCCCAGGGCACGACCACCTGGCCCTCCAGAGCTGGGTGCCTTCCGAGGGCCCCCCCTGGCCCGCCTCCCGCATGACCCTGGTGTCTTCCGAGTCTATCCTCGGCCCCGGGGTGGTCCTGAGCCCCTAAGTCCCTTCCCTGTGTCACCTTTGGCTGGGCCTGGCTCCCTTCTGCCCCCTCAGCTCTCCCCAGCTCTGCCCATGACTCCCACCCACCTTGCCTACACGCCCTCGCCCACGCTGAGTCCTATGTACCCTAGTGGTGGCGGCGGCCCTAGTGGCTCAGGGGGAGGCTCCCACTTCTCCTTCAGTCCCGAGGACATGAAACGGTACCTGCAGGCCCACACCCAAAGCGTCTACAACTACCACCTCAGTCCCCGCGCCTTCCTGCACTATCCAGGGCTGGTGGTGCCCCAGCCTCAGCGCCCTGACAAGTGCCCGCTGCCGCCCATGGCACCGGAGACCCCGCCGGTCCCCTCCTCAGCctcgtcttcctcttcctcctcttcatccccGTTCAAGTTTAAGCTTCAGCCACCCCCGCTCGGACGCCGGCAGCGGGCAGCCGGAGAGAAAGCTCCCGGAGGCACTGACAAGAGCAGTGGCGGCGGCAGTGGCTCCGGTGGGCTGGCCGAGGGGGCAGGCGCACTGGCCCCCCCACCGCCACCACCCCAGATTAAGGTGGAGCCCATCTCAGAAGGCGAGTCGGAGGAGGTGGAGGTGACTGACATCAGTGACGAAGATGAGGAAGACGGGGAGGTGTTCAAGACCCCCCGTGCCCCGCCCGCTCCCCCAAAGCCAGAGCCCGGAGAGGCACCCGGGGCAGCCCAGTGTATGCCCCTTAAACTGCGTTTTAAGCGGCGCTGGAGTGAAGACTGTCGTCTGGAGGGGGGCGGGTGCCTCTCTGGGGGCCCTGAGGATGAGGGTGAGGACAAGAAGGTGCGTGGGGACACGGGCCCTGGGGAGCCTGGGGGACCCCTCACCCCACGACGGGTGAGCTCCGACCTCCAGCACGCCACGGCCCAGCTCTCCCTGGAGCACCGAGATTCCTGA